Genomic DNA from Desulfonema ishimotonii:
AGCGTATCATAAGCCATAACAGATACGTCTTCATAAAACAGCCGCCTGTTTCCCCGGATGGGAAGCGGGCGGCTGTTTTTTGAATCAGGATAGCCAGGATGTTTTAAGGATGGACAGGATGATGCGTAGATATCCTGATTATCCTTTTTTATCCTGACCATCCTGATTCATTTTTTCCTGAACAGACGTCTAAACTCCAGCCGAACGCCGCCGAAATTCATCAGCAAGCCCACATCCAGTTGAAACACTTTCAGATAGTTGATTGCTTGCGCCAGATGCAGATCATTCAATACGGAGACGGCTTTGAGTTCAACTAAAACGCGCTGATTTACCAGAAAATCAACTCGCCGGACACCGACTTTCTGCCCATCATAATATATCGGTATCTTGCGTTCCCGCTCAAAGGGAATGCCCCGTTTATGGAATTCAATCGCCAGAGACCGTTGATAAACAACCTCCATGAAGCCGGTGCCAAGGGCATTGTGAACCGTCATTGCGGCTCCGATAATTTCGTGCGTCAGAGGATCGTCGAATGTCATAGAGATGTGCCTTTCGTTTTTGAATCAGGATAGCCGGGATGTTTTAAGGATGGACAGAATGATGCGTAGGCATCCTGACTATACGTTTCAACAACAACAGCCGCCCGCTTCCCTTTCGGGAAACAGGCGGCTGTTTTTTTAAGGCCGGATGGTCGGATTATGAAACCGGGAAACAGGGACTTCTTTTTGTTTTCCGGCAAAACGGTCTCAGGGACGACCCCCATAGCCGTTTCCCCTTTTGGGCTTCATCACCGAGATCGAGGCCGCCTTGCAGCCCAGGTCCACGGCCTCATAGCCCAGAAGCCCGTTCACCGCATCGGAGAGGGCCTCGCCCGCCTTCAGCCGGATCGCCTCGGAGATGGCGATCACCGTTTCGGTGGCATCGGGATTTTTCAGGTGGATAAAGCCCGGACAGTTGCCCGGATGTCTGCCACATATCTCGCGCAGCTTCACCAGCAGATCCCGGTCCGTCCGTGCGGCGTCAAGTTTGAAATGGACGCTGGCCGCACAGGTCTCCTCGGCCTTTTCCATGGGGATGATCTTGTCCGCCAGCAGCTTGACCGACTTCTCATCCTTCTGCACCTGCCCCTCGATCAGGATCGGGGCATCCTCGACCAGGAGGTCGGCAGTGGTCTCATAGACCGAGGAGAAGATGGTGGTTTCCACGGAGCCGAGCAGATCCTCGGTGGTGATGAAGGCCATATCATCCCCTTTCCGGGTTTTGATCTTTTTGATGGCCGTGATCAGGCCGCCGATGCGGACCACCTCCCCGTTGTTCCTCTCCTGAAGCGCCAGAGCGTCGGTGTTGGCAAATTTTTTCAGGATCTTCTCATACCGCCCCAGGGGGTGCCCGGAAATGTAAAAGCCCAGGGCCTCCTTCTCAAGGGTCAGCACCTGTCTGTCATCCCATTCCGGCACATCGGGCAGGGCCGGGGCGTTGACGACCGGGGCATTATCCCCGCCCATATCAAAGAGGCCCATCTGGGGGCTGGCCTTTTCCTTCTGAACCCGCTGGCCGTACTCCAGGGCATCCTCAAGGGCCGCCATCATCTGTGCCCGGTGAGCGCCGGTCGAGTCAAAGGCGCCGCACCGGATCAGGCTTTCCATCACCCGCTTGTTGATCTTTCGCAGATCGGCCCGCTCGCAGAATTCAAACAGCGAGGAAAATTTCCCCCCGGCCGCCCTGGCCTCGACAATGGCGTCAATGGCGCCTTCGCCCACATTTTTCACGGCCACCAGCCCGAACCGGATCTTGCCGTCCACCACGGTGAAGACCGTAAAGCTCTCATTGACGTCCGGCGGCAGCACTTCGATCTTATGGCTGCGGCATTCGTCGATGAACTTGACCACGCTCTCGATGGAGCCCATCTCGCTGGTCAGCAGGGAGGCCATGAACTCCACCGGATAGTGGGCCTTGAGCCAGGCCGTCTGAAAGGCGATCAGGGCATAGGCGGCCGAGTGGGCCTTGTTAAAGCCGTACCGCCCGAACATCTCCATCAGGTCAAAGAGCTGGGTCACTTTGTCTTCGGGATGGCCGTTTTCAAGGGCCCCCGGATAAAGCGCTCCCGGTGCTGGGCCATCATCTCAGCGATCTTCTTGCCCATGGCCTTGCGGAGGCCGTCGGCCTCGGCCATGGTGTAGCTGGCCACCACAACGGCGATGTTCATCACCTGTTCCTGGTAGAGAATCACGCCGTAGGTTTCATTGAGGATCGGCTCCAGTTCGGGCAGGATATAGACCACATCCTTGCGTCCGTGGCGGCGCTCCACGTATTCATCGGCCATGCCGCTGTCCAGAGGGCCGGGCCGGTACAGGGCCACCAGGGCGGTGATGTCATCAAACCGGGCCGGTTTCAGGCGTCTGAGCAGCTCTTTCATGCCGGAGCTTTCCAGCTGGAAAACGCCCGTGGTGTCGCCCTCGCAGAGCAGTTTATAGGAGGCCGGATCGTCAGAGTCGAGGTTGAGCAGGTCCGGTCTGGGGACGCCGCCCTGTTCGATGAGGCCCAGGGCGTTTTCAATGACCGTGAGGTTCCGCAGGCCCAGAAAGTCGAACTTGACCAGCCCGATCTGCTCCACCTTTTTCATGTCGAGCTGGGTCACCACCTCGCCCTTTTTCCCCTTGTACAGCGGCAGGTATTCCACCAGGGGCTTGTCGCCGATGACCACCCCGGCGGCGTGGGTGGAGGCGTGGCGGGGGAGTCCCTCAAGGGTCCGGCAGATACGGATCAGATCCCCGATCCTGGGATCGGTATCGGCCAGATTCCTGAGTTTCGGCTCCTGCTCCAGGGCGTCGTCCAGGCTGATGTTGAGCACATCCGGGACCATCTTGGCGATGGCGTCCACCTCCCTGAGCGGGATGTCCAGGGCACGGCCCACATCCCGGATCACGGCCCGGGTTTTGAGCTTTCCGAAGGTGATGATCTGGGCCACATAGTCGCCCCCGCCGTAGCGCTCCACCACATATTTGAAGACCTTTTCCCGGCCGTTGATGCAGAAGTCCACGTCAATATCGGGCATACTGATACGGGACGGGTTGAGGAACCGCTCAAAGATCAGCCCGTGTTCAATGGGGTCCAGGTCGGTGATGCCCATGCTGTAGGCCACCATGCTGCCCGCCGCCGAATTGTGAATGGCAACGGAATTGGCCACATAAGAGGTGTCGGGCGAGACCGTGATGTCATAGACTTTCCCTTTGTAGTCGGACCGGCTTGTATTCCTGATTTTTACATAAACCGCCTCGTCATCCGTATAAAAGCTGTCGTTTCTGTAAAATTTCTGGTCGGTGTGGGCGATGGGAAAGGCCGGGAAATCATCATTCCATCGCAGCAGTTGCCTGCCGGAGAGTTTTACGGAATATTCATGTGCCCAGTTTTCATGTTGTGTGTCGCGCCTGACAACCGTTGTCCAGTAACCGAAGCGGGCCAGGAGAAACCGGAGCTGGAAAGCCAGCGTCGGGGAGGTGGTGGAATATTTGATGCTGATATGTTGATTACACGCCCCGTCATGTCCGTCGCCTCTGAACATGTGGGCAATCAGAATCTTTACCAGTTCATCGTTTCCGTCTCGGACAATCTCAGAGGGGATGCGCACATGGTTTGCCCCCTGCCCACAGAGAGACGCCAGAAATTCGCCCACGATTCTGGAATAGCCGATGACCTGTAATGCGTTCCTGGTTTTATGGAAAACGATCTTACTCTCCAGGTTGAAAACGGCCTTTAAAAGCTGCCGGACCTCTTCGGCATACCGGGTTTCTTTTTTGTGAAATCCGAAGCCGACCGCACATTCCCGTTCCGCCAGCCTGGACCAGCCTTCCGCAATGTAATAGCCGAGCAGTTTTGCAAAATTCGTGTCAAAAGGAACGATTCGCCGAACCTTGTTGGTCTGAAGGCGGTTGGTACCGATTTCATACCAGATCAGGCT
This window encodes:
- a CDS encoding GxxExxY protein is translated as MTFDDPLTHEIIGAAMTVHNALGTGFMEVVYQRSLAIEFHKRGIPFERERKIPIYYDGQKVGVRRVDFLVNQRVLVELKAVSVLNDLHLAQAINYLKVFQLDVGLLMNFGGVRLEFRRLFRKK
- the dnaE gene encoding DNA polymerase III subunit alpha, with translation MTTTSSDFTHLHLHTQYSLLDGAIRIDALLKRAKEFGMDTVAITDHGTMFGAVEFYEKALRAEIKPIVGCECYLAPRRLTDKTPLDSKGSRHLVLLAENQEGYRNLCKLASVAQMKGFYYKPRIDKELLKAHSKGLIASSACLHGEIPMLLKEGKTEEADAAARFYLETFGENNFFLEVQHNGIPVQEKVNEALLEMSQRLSIPLIATNDCHYLDKGDVRAHDVLLCIQTGRTVNDEGRFKFATDQLYFKSGDEMRAQLGHFPGAIENTVGIAKRCEIEFDFNTYHFPQFDADSGMSADALFEKKVRDGYAERMEQVRAKNPDIDEKVYQERLDYEIGVINQMGFPGYFLIVADFIQYGKQNGVPVGPGRGCVCPDTKVLLADGRETEIRHINAGDHVITHMGNVLPVQDKMAYDCDEEIVHLDAANQRLSLTSDHKIWAVRSQKCTVDSEKTRNVICKPACTRHCAKKPFERYQPEWIRAGQLRTGDFVVFPRNRSEDRKIVFDLAQLPGSQATLNFDDSLIWYEIGTNRLQTNKVRRIVPFDTNFAKLLGYYIAEGWSRLAERECAVGFGFHKKETRYAEEVRQLLKAVFNLESKIVFHKTRNALQVIGYSRIVGEFLASLCGQGANHVRIPSEIVRDGNDELVKILIAHMFRGDGHDGACNQHISIKYSTTSPTLAFQLRFLLARFGYWTTVVRRDTQHENWAHEYSVKLSGRQLLRWNDDFPAFPIAHTDQKFYRNDSFYTDDEAVYVKIRNTSRSDYKGKVYDITVSPDTSYVANSVAIHNSAAGSMVAYSMGITDLDPIEHGLIFERFLNPSRISMPDIDVDFCINGREKVFKYVVERYGGGDYVAQIITFGKLKTRAVIRDVGRALDIPLREVDAIAKMVPDVLNISLDDALEQEPKLRNLADTDPRIGDLIRICRTLEGLPRHASTHAAGVVIGDKPLVEYLPLYKGKKGEVVTQLDMKKVEQIGLVKFDFLGLRNLTVIENALGLIEQGGVPRPDLLNLDSDDPASYKLLCEGDTTGVFQLESSGMKELLRRLKPARFDDITALVALYRPGPLDSGMADEYVERRHGRKDVVYILPELEPILNETYGVILYQEQVMNIAVVVASYTMAEADGLRKAMGKKIAEMMAQHRERFIRGPLKTAIPKTK
- a CDS encoding helix-hairpin-helix domain-containing protein, producing the protein MTQLFDLMEMFGRYGFNKAHSAAYALIAFQTAWLKAHYPVEFMASLLTSEMGSIESVVKFIDECRSHKIEVLPPDVNESFTVFTVVDGKIRFGLVAVKNVGEGAIDAIVEARAAGGKFSSLFEFCERADLRKINKRVMESLIRCGAFDSTGAHRAQMMAALEDALEYGQRVQKEKASPQMGLFDMGGDNAPVVNAPALPDVPEWDDRQVLTLEKEALGFYISGHPLGRYEKILKKFANTDALALQERNNGEVVRIGGLITAIKKIKTRKGDDMAFITTEDLLGSVETTIFSSVYETTADLLVEDAPILIEGQVQKDEKSVKLLADKIIPMEKAEETCAASVHFKLDAARTDRDLLVKLREICGRHPGNCPGFIHLKNPDATETVIAISEAIRLKAGEALSDAVNGLLGYEAVDLGCKAASISVMKPKRGNGYGGRP